The following coding sequences are from one Salvia hispanica cultivar TCC Black 2014 chromosome 3, UniMelb_Shisp_WGS_1.0, whole genome shotgun sequence window:
- the LOC125212131 gene encoding uncharacterized protein LOC125212131 isoform X1 — translation MEAHPLSTDAVAAAAWQSLGLLLARGRPVHPSELAFRSTPDFIRFLCSIPDSPISLADDDLVTFSQIGVATLVDFLSNSDLISRYLDLPQFVPRLLANVRSSALMRTYCRKRKRIVGENEEFVTMKKKRFYLDLDDKKSSNQMAITIPHKFQNVITQGTETLSSLPSLSASDCWKLKRDMFIPVAHRDFEFKADEIPKKLRLSYLHRTSSKPYFQDLGSVPHRHQIMAQELSNSIPYPDKLSHPLSSNFEEGSGIGIVDPASYKLEIDEQMTVTPRTDAVNQGCDSLTESGAEKKKEVFVHDSGSCIGHMEHQPLDKTHNPEKAVPKSNNKDHISSRPGTAGHLQSQRDTPNRSNKHSSALNPNRRKTICPTTENHKRLTDKGQEQCKRDKNTVSTQQTKKIDSDQILNAKDKRDASVENREKPSSISNDSEQVSFPEFKSFIVEQEEGSGGYGTVYRARRKADGVIFAIKCPHVNANKHYVNNEIKMLERLGGKNFVIKYEGSFKSTSADCLVLQHVRHDRPEILKREMNVADLQWYGYCLFKALAGLHRQGIVHRDVKPGNFLYSCKDNKGYLIDFNLALDMRKKYGTVDNSKFGQNLDDPASFGLTNSLSPVIDTTCINRVNKNVGKVCRSLLPPGNLKRKVDKAKVITEASSWNLIKSQGADGSGITSAKDATSTRTVSGERLREPLPCHYTKRTELLNLVRKAVQGGNHGSVDAPKSKRKRVAAPAGDVGRKLLYVTPMPLHANGNAICGAGLLKTKGDGKPTREGPCAGTKGFKAPEVLFRSLHQGPKSDIWSAGVTLLYLLVGRTPFTGDAEQNIKEIAKLRGSEALWEVAKLHNHESLFPTDLLDVKYTAPMSLQDWCAQNVRRQDFFDAIPSSLFDLVDKCLMVNPRQRITADEALAHDFFAPCHQAIRKLRQRRQAQAEAVVDQ, via the exons ATGGAGGCCCACCCGCTCAGCACTgacgccgtcgccgccgccgcgtgGCAGTCTCTCGGCCTTTTGCTCGCCCGGGGCCGCCCCGTCCATCCATCAGAGCTGGCTTTCCGTTCCACTCCAGATTTCATACGCTTCCTCTGCTCAATTCCTGACTCTCCTATCTCTCTAGCGGATGATGACCTAGTCACTTTCTCGCAAATCGGAGTTGCCACTCTCGTCGATTTCTTGTCCAATTCAGATTTGATTTCGAGATACTTGGATTTGCCACAATTTGTGCCGCGTTTGTTGGCAAATGTTAGGTCAAGTGCCCTCATGAGGACGTATTGTAGAAAAAGGAAGAGGATCGTAGGGGAGAATGAGGAATTTGTGACTATGAAAAAGAAGAGGTTCTACCTGGATTTAGATG ATAAAAAGAGCTCAAACCAGATGGCGATTACAATTCCCCACAAATTTCAGAATGTCATCACTCAA GGTACTGAGACATTATCAAGCCTCCCATCACTCTCAGCTTCTGACTGCTGGAAACTTAAAAGAGACATGTTTATACCTGTAGCGCATAGAGACTTTGAATTTAAAGCAGATGAAATTCCGAAAAAGCTGAGGCTTAGCTATTTACATAGAACGAGTTCTAAGCCTTATTTTCAAGATCTAGGTAGTGTTCCACATAGACACCAAATAATGGCACAAGAATTATCAAATTCCATTCCTTATCCCGACAAGCTATCACATCCATTGAGTAGTAATTTCGAAGAAGGGAGTGGAATTGGTATAGTAGATCCTGCATCATATAAGTTAGAAATAGATGAGCAGATGACAGTAACACCAAGAACTGATGCTGTTAATCAAGGTTGTGATTCGTTGACTGAAAGTGGTGctgagaaaaaaaaggaagtaTTTGTACATGATTCTGGTAGTTGCATAGGACATATGGAGCATCAGCCATTAGATAAAACCCATAACCCTGAAAAGGCAGTGCCTAAATCCAATAATAAGGATCACATTTCCAGCAGACCAGGAACGGCAGGTCATCTACAAAGCCAGAGAGACACTCCGAATCGTTCCAACAAGCATTCCTCTGCTCTCAATCCTAATAGGAGAAAAACTATCTGCCCAACCACAGAGAATCACAAGCGCCTTACTGATAAAGGCCAAGAGCAAtgtaaaagagataaaaacaCAGTTTCTACACAGCAAACGAAAAAGATAGACTCTGACCAGATTCTAAATGCTAAAGATAAGAGGGATGCATCAGTTGAGAATAGGGAAAAGCCTTCCTCCATATCCAAT GATTCTGAGCAAGTATCTTTTCCGGAATTTAAGTCATTTATTGTGGAACAAGAAGAGGGTTCAG GAGGTTATGGTACAGTTTACCGGGCAAGAAGGAAAGctgatggagtaatatttgcCATCAAAT GCCCTCATGTCAACGCCAATAAACACTACGTGAATAATGAGATAAAAATGCTAGAGAGATTGGG GGGGAAAAACTTTGTGATAAAGTATGAAGGTTCATTTAAGAGTACGAGTGCTGATTGTCTTGTTTTACAGCATGTTCGGCATGATAGACCTGAG AtcttaaaaagagaaatgaatgTTGCCGACTTACAGTGGTATGGTTATTGTCTGTTCAAAGCCCTTGCTGGTCTACATAGGCAG GGAATTGTTCACAGAGATGTTAAACCTGGAAATTTTCTTTACTCCTGCAAGGACAACAAGGGTTACCTGATTGATTTCAATCTTGCATTG GATATGCGCAAAAAGTATGGGACAGTCG ATAATTccaaatttggtcaaaatttgGATGATCCTGCCAGTTTTGGGCTGACAAATTCTTTGTCGCCTGTGATAGATACGACATGCATAAACAGAGTAAACAAAAATGTTGGAAAAGTCTGTAGATCCCTTTTACCTCCCGGGAACCTGAAAAGGAAGGTTGACAAAGCAAAGGTTATCACTGAAGCTAGCAGCTGGAATCTCATTAAAAGTCAGGGTGCTGATGGTTCTGGGATAACTTCTGCCAAGGATGCAACAAGCACTAGAACTGTGTCTGGAGAAAGGTTGAGAGAACCATTACCATGCCATTATACTAAAAGGACGGAGCTGTTAAACCTTGTTCGGAAAGCCGTGCAGGGTGGAAATCATGGATCTGTCGATGCTCCCAAatcaaagagaaaaagagtTGCTGCACCTGCCGGGGATGTAGGTAGAAAACTTTTGTATGTCACTCCAATGCCACTGCATGCTAATGGAAATGCCATTTGTGGGGCTGGATTACTTAAAACCAAAG gaGATGGGAAGCCGACCAGAGAGGGTCCCTGTGCTGGAACTAAAGGCTTTAAGGCTCCAGAA GTATTATTCAGATCTCTACATCAAGGTCCTAAGTCTGATATTTGGTCCGCTGGAGTGACCTTACTGTACCTGTTGGTTGGCAGAACACCTTTCACTGGTGATGCAGAGCA GAACATAAAAGAGATAGCAAAGTTAAGGGGCAGTGAAGCTCTCTGGGAAGTCGCAAAGCTGCACAACCATGAATCATTATTTCCAACG GACCTGCTCGATGTAAAATACACAGCACCAATGAGTCTTCAGGATTGGTGTGCACAAAATGTACGACGACAGGATTTCTTTGATGCCATACCAAGTTCACTATTTGATCTCGTAGATAAGTGTTTAATGGTGAATCCACGACAGAGGATCACCGCAGATGAAGCTCTAGCACATGACTTCTTTGCTCCATGCCATCAGGCAATCAGAAAGCTGAGGCAGCGAAGGCAAGCACAGGCCGAAGCTGTGGTGGATCAATAG
- the LOC125212401 gene encoding AUGMIN subunit 1-like isoform X2 yields the protein MADQSLRKTAVEDKRAKVQQEPKELLDYTRKAIARLTYLKRTLTQLEDDIPPCEAQMEHWKTNLTIMESKERQYLQQYSNYKAMLNRVGYSPDISHGVLVEMAEHRKDLEKKTKPILETLRSYQDLPPDKALAALAIEDKKRQYAAAEKYLEDVLQSALASSE from the exons ATGGCAGATCAATCTCTGAGAAAAACAGCAGTAGAAGACAAGAGAGCTAAAGTTCAACAGGAGCCCAAAGAACTTCTTGACTATACTAGGAAGGCAATTGCACGATTGACATACCTGAAAAG AACACTCACACAATTAGAAGATGATATACCTCCTTGTGAAGCTCAAATGGAACACTGGAAGACGAACTTGACTATAATGGAATCAAAAGAGAGACAGTATCTGCAACAGTATTCTAATTATAAG GCAATGCTCAATCGCGTGGGCTATAGCCCAGATATTAGTCATGGCGTGTTGGTAGAAATGGCTGAGCACAGGAaggatttggagaagaaaacaaaaccaaTCCTTGAGACATTGAGAAGTTACCAAGACTTGCCTCCT GACAAGGCTCTGGCTGCATTGGCAATTGAGGATAAGAAGAGGCAGTATGCAGCTGCTGAGAAGTATCTTGAAGATGTGTTGCAGTCTGCTCTCGCTTCTTCTGAGTGA
- the LOC125212131 gene encoding uncharacterized protein LOC125212131 isoform X2, translating to MEAHPLSTDAVAAAAWQSLGLLLARGRPVHPSELAFRSTPDFIRFLCSIPDSPISLADDDLVTFSQIGVATLVDFLSNSDLISRYLDLPQFVPRLLANVRSSALMRTYCRKRKRIVGENEEFVTMKKKRFYLDLDDKKSSNQMAITIPHKFQNVITQGTETLSSLPSLSASDCWKLKRDMFIPVAHRDFEFKADEIPKKLRLSYLHRTSSKPYFQDLGSVPHRHQIMAQELSNSIPYPDKLSHPLSSNFEEGSGIGIVDPASYKLEIDEQMTVTPRTDAVNQGCDSLTESGAEKKKEVFVHDSGSCIGHMEHQPLDKTHNPEKAVPKSNNKDHISSRPGTAGHLQSQRDTPNRSNKHSSALNPNRRKTICPTTENHKRLTDKGQEQCKRDKNTVSTQQTKKIDSDQILNAKDKRDASVENREKPSSISNDSEQVSFPEFKSFIVEQEEGSGGYGTVYRARRKADGVIFAIKCPHVNANKHYVNNEIKMLERLGGKNFVIKYEGSFKSTSADCLVLQHVRHDRPEILKREMNVADLQWYGYCLFKALAGLHRQGIVHRDVKPGNFLYSCKDNKGYLIDFNLALDMRKKYGTVDTTCINRVNKNVGKVCRSLLPPGNLKRKVDKAKVITEASSWNLIKSQGADGSGITSAKDATSTRTVSGERLREPLPCHYTKRTELLNLVRKAVQGGNHGSVDAPKSKRKRVAAPAGDVGRKLLYVTPMPLHANGNAICGAGLLKTKGDGKPTREGPCAGTKGFKAPEVLFRSLHQGPKSDIWSAGVTLLYLLVGRTPFTGDAEQNIKEIAKLRGSEALWEVAKLHNHESLFPTDLLDVKYTAPMSLQDWCAQNVRRQDFFDAIPSSLFDLVDKCLMVNPRQRITADEALAHDFFAPCHQAIRKLRQRRQAQAEAVVDQ from the exons ATGGAGGCCCACCCGCTCAGCACTgacgccgtcgccgccgccgcgtgGCAGTCTCTCGGCCTTTTGCTCGCCCGGGGCCGCCCCGTCCATCCATCAGAGCTGGCTTTCCGTTCCACTCCAGATTTCATACGCTTCCTCTGCTCAATTCCTGACTCTCCTATCTCTCTAGCGGATGATGACCTAGTCACTTTCTCGCAAATCGGAGTTGCCACTCTCGTCGATTTCTTGTCCAATTCAGATTTGATTTCGAGATACTTGGATTTGCCACAATTTGTGCCGCGTTTGTTGGCAAATGTTAGGTCAAGTGCCCTCATGAGGACGTATTGTAGAAAAAGGAAGAGGATCGTAGGGGAGAATGAGGAATTTGTGACTATGAAAAAGAAGAGGTTCTACCTGGATTTAGATG ATAAAAAGAGCTCAAACCAGATGGCGATTACAATTCCCCACAAATTTCAGAATGTCATCACTCAA GGTACTGAGACATTATCAAGCCTCCCATCACTCTCAGCTTCTGACTGCTGGAAACTTAAAAGAGACATGTTTATACCTGTAGCGCATAGAGACTTTGAATTTAAAGCAGATGAAATTCCGAAAAAGCTGAGGCTTAGCTATTTACATAGAACGAGTTCTAAGCCTTATTTTCAAGATCTAGGTAGTGTTCCACATAGACACCAAATAATGGCACAAGAATTATCAAATTCCATTCCTTATCCCGACAAGCTATCACATCCATTGAGTAGTAATTTCGAAGAAGGGAGTGGAATTGGTATAGTAGATCCTGCATCATATAAGTTAGAAATAGATGAGCAGATGACAGTAACACCAAGAACTGATGCTGTTAATCAAGGTTGTGATTCGTTGACTGAAAGTGGTGctgagaaaaaaaaggaagtaTTTGTACATGATTCTGGTAGTTGCATAGGACATATGGAGCATCAGCCATTAGATAAAACCCATAACCCTGAAAAGGCAGTGCCTAAATCCAATAATAAGGATCACATTTCCAGCAGACCAGGAACGGCAGGTCATCTACAAAGCCAGAGAGACACTCCGAATCGTTCCAACAAGCATTCCTCTGCTCTCAATCCTAATAGGAGAAAAACTATCTGCCCAACCACAGAGAATCACAAGCGCCTTACTGATAAAGGCCAAGAGCAAtgtaaaagagataaaaacaCAGTTTCTACACAGCAAACGAAAAAGATAGACTCTGACCAGATTCTAAATGCTAAAGATAAGAGGGATGCATCAGTTGAGAATAGGGAAAAGCCTTCCTCCATATCCAAT GATTCTGAGCAAGTATCTTTTCCGGAATTTAAGTCATTTATTGTGGAACAAGAAGAGGGTTCAG GAGGTTATGGTACAGTTTACCGGGCAAGAAGGAAAGctgatggagtaatatttgcCATCAAAT GCCCTCATGTCAACGCCAATAAACACTACGTGAATAATGAGATAAAAATGCTAGAGAGATTGGG GGGGAAAAACTTTGTGATAAAGTATGAAGGTTCATTTAAGAGTACGAGTGCTGATTGTCTTGTTTTACAGCATGTTCGGCATGATAGACCTGAG AtcttaaaaagagaaatgaatgTTGCCGACTTACAGTGGTATGGTTATTGTCTGTTCAAAGCCCTTGCTGGTCTACATAGGCAG GGAATTGTTCACAGAGATGTTAAACCTGGAAATTTTCTTTACTCCTGCAAGGACAACAAGGGTTACCTGATTGATTTCAATCTTGCATTG GATATGCGCAAAAAGTATGGGACAGTCG ATACGACATGCATAAACAGAGTAAACAAAAATGTTGGAAAAGTCTGTAGATCCCTTTTACCTCCCGGGAACCTGAAAAGGAAGGTTGACAAAGCAAAGGTTATCACTGAAGCTAGCAGCTGGAATCTCATTAAAAGTCAGGGTGCTGATGGTTCTGGGATAACTTCTGCCAAGGATGCAACAAGCACTAGAACTGTGTCTGGAGAAAGGTTGAGAGAACCATTACCATGCCATTATACTAAAAGGACGGAGCTGTTAAACCTTGTTCGGAAAGCCGTGCAGGGTGGAAATCATGGATCTGTCGATGCTCCCAAatcaaagagaaaaagagtTGCTGCACCTGCCGGGGATGTAGGTAGAAAACTTTTGTATGTCACTCCAATGCCACTGCATGCTAATGGAAATGCCATTTGTGGGGCTGGATTACTTAAAACCAAAG gaGATGGGAAGCCGACCAGAGAGGGTCCCTGTGCTGGAACTAAAGGCTTTAAGGCTCCAGAA GTATTATTCAGATCTCTACATCAAGGTCCTAAGTCTGATATTTGGTCCGCTGGAGTGACCTTACTGTACCTGTTGGTTGGCAGAACACCTTTCACTGGTGATGCAGAGCA GAACATAAAAGAGATAGCAAAGTTAAGGGGCAGTGAAGCTCTCTGGGAAGTCGCAAAGCTGCACAACCATGAATCATTATTTCCAACG GACCTGCTCGATGTAAAATACACAGCACCAATGAGTCTTCAGGATTGGTGTGCACAAAATGTACGACGACAGGATTTCTTTGATGCCATACCAAGTTCACTATTTGATCTCGTAGATAAGTGTTTAATGGTGAATCCACGACAGAGGATCACCGCAGATGAAGCTCTAGCACATGACTTCTTTGCTCCATGCCATCAGGCAATCAGAAAGCTGAGGCAGCGAAGGCAAGCACAGGCCGAAGCTGTGGTGGATCAATAG
- the LOC125216287 gene encoding bax inhibitor 1-like — protein sequence MDSFSSFFDSQFSSRNRWNYDSLKNFRQISPLVQTHLKQVYLSLCCALLASAVGVYLHILWNVGGILTSLGCMGCIFWLLSTPFHQEQKKVSLLMAAALLEGASIGPLVDLAIKFDPSILVSAFVGCSLAFGCFSGAAMLARRREYLYLGGLLSSGLSILLWLHFASSIFGGSMALFKFELYFGLLVFVGYIVVDTQEIIEKAHMGDLDYVNHSLTLFTDFVAVFVRVLIIMLKNASEKEEKKKKRN from the exons ATggattcattttcttctttcttcgaTTCCCAATTTTCCTCACGTAACCGATGGAATTACGACTCACTCAAGAATTTCCGCCAGATTTCTCCCCTTGTTCAAACGCATCTTAAACAG GTGTATCTCTCTCTATGTTGCGCATTGTTGGCATCAGCAGTTGGAGTTTATCTCCACATTCTTTGGAATGTCGGTGGTATTCTCACTTCTCTTGGATGCATGGGCTGCATCTTTTGGCTGCTATCTACTCCTTTCCACCAAGAG CAAAAGAAAGTCTCCCTTCTCATGGCAGCAGCGCTCCTTGAAGGAGCCTCAATTGGTCCTTTGGTAGATCTGGCCATTAAATTTGACCCAAG CATCTTGGTTAGCGCTTTCGTTGGTTGTTCTCTGGCCTTTGGTTGTTTTTCCGGAGCTGCGATGCTTGCTAGGCGCAGAGAGTACTTGTACCTTGGTGGTCTGCTTTCTTCTGGTCTCTCCATCCTACTTTGGTTGCACTTTGCATCCTCAATTTTCGGTGGTTCCATGGCTCTATTCAAATTTGAG TTGTATTTTGGACTGTTGGTGTTTGTGGGGTACATTGTGGTTGATACCCAGGAGATAATTGAGAAAGCACACATGGGAGACCTGGACTACGTGAATCATTCTCTCACCTTGTTCACTGATTTTGTTGCTGTGTTTGTGAGAGTTCTTATCATTATG TTGAAGAATGCATCCgagaaggaagaaaagaagaagaagaggaactGA
- the LOC125212401 gene encoding AUGMIN subunit 1-like isoform X1 yields MSEIGAGSDPPSPSLSVASSKSSGNTGFDANRIAEVKAWLISQFDAVGKDVPDFEYTPRSIAHLHNIATLSQAKTQAATIVANDFRLKAAEYRSQAARIREILEHVGLVQESLPSNVLSSSQVLASVANLLNIRDTELSSFLVAMADQSLRKTAVEDKRAKVQQEPKELLDYTRKAIARLTYLKRTLTQLEDDIPPCEAQMEHWKTNLTIMESKERQYLQQYSNYKAMLNRVGYSPDISHGVLVEMAEHRKDLEKKTKPILETLRSYQDLPPDKALAALAIEDKKRQYAAAEKYLEDVLQSALASSE; encoded by the exons ATGAGTGAAATTGGTGCAGGATCTGatcctccttctccttctctctcagTGGCATCATCGAAAAGCAGTGGCAACACTGGATTTGATGCTAATCGGATTGCAGAAGTGAAAGCATGGCTCATTTCTCAATTCGACGCAGTTGGAAAAGACGTACCTGATTTCGAGTACACTCCTCGGAGCATTGCTCACTTGCACAATATTGCCACCCTCTCCCAGGCCAAGACTCAGGCTGCCACCATTGTGGCAAATGATTTTCGTCTCAAAGCTGCAGAATATCGTTCACAAG CTGCTAGGATAAGAGAGATACTAGAGCATGTTGGATTGGTGCAAGAGAGTTTACCGTCAAATGTGTTATCATCTTCCCAAGTTCTTGCTAGTGTAGCTAATCTGTTGAATATTAGGGATACTGAATTAAGTAG TTTTCTTGTAGCAATGGCAGATCAATCTCTGAGAAAAACAGCAGTAGAAGACAAGAGAGCTAAAGTTCAACAGGAGCCCAAAGAACTTCTTGACTATACTAGGAAGGCAATTGCACGATTGACATACCTGAAAAG AACACTCACACAATTAGAAGATGATATACCTCCTTGTGAAGCTCAAATGGAACACTGGAAGACGAACTTGACTATAATGGAATCAAAAGAGAGACAGTATCTGCAACAGTATTCTAATTATAAG GCAATGCTCAATCGCGTGGGCTATAGCCCAGATATTAGTCATGGCGTGTTGGTAGAAATGGCTGAGCACAGGAaggatttggagaagaaaacaaaaccaaTCCTTGAGACATTGAGAAGTTACCAAGACTTGCCTCCT GACAAGGCTCTGGCTGCATTGGCAATTGAGGATAAGAAGAGGCAGTATGCAGCTGCTGAGAAGTATCTTGAAGATGTGTTGCAGTCTGCTCTCGCTTCTTCTGAGTGA